Proteins encoded within one genomic window of Phototrophicus methaneseepsis:
- a CDS encoding citrate synthase family protein has protein sequence MTAQEAAEALKVSRTTLYAYVSRGLIRSEAVGEGSRQRRYHAEDVQKLIERKQGRRNPEKLAQDALHWGTPVLDSELTLIANGRVFYRGYDVAELAQTETVERVASLLWTGHFNNAEALFQTNYELLNHYETMLLHIEMDGAHPSPLQSMQLILPIAAADDLAAYDLRPEAAAHTGARILRLLVSVIAGDVPNDVALAQTLQQGLCPTHTGSHTLLSAAMILCADHELNASSFTARVVAAAGASPYAAVIAGLSALQGVKHGGHTQRVEAFLREMDTPQMAAQVIAARLQRGEHIPGFGHRLYPEGDPRAIALLSMMTAYAPNHEALALANAVTTAAADLMQAYPTIDFALAILGRLLGLNAGTALALFGLGRTIGWVAHTLEQYQTDRLIRPRARYTGPNPNGAEGNHLTS, from the coding sequence ATGACTGCGCAAGAAGCGGCTGAGGCGTTAAAAGTCAGCCGAACAACCCTGTATGCTTATGTAAGCCGTGGCCTCATTCGCTCTGAGGCCGTCGGTGAAGGCAGCCGACAGCGGCGTTACCATGCGGAAGATGTCCAGAAGTTGATCGAACGCAAGCAAGGCCGCCGTAATCCTGAAAAACTGGCCCAGGATGCTTTGCATTGGGGGACGCCAGTGCTGGATTCTGAACTGACGCTTATCGCGAATGGGCGTGTTTTCTATCGGGGTTACGATGTGGCTGAGCTCGCCCAGACAGAGACTGTTGAACGGGTGGCTTCGCTATTGTGGACGGGCCACTTTAACAATGCGGAGGCGCTCTTCCAGACGAACTATGAACTGCTCAATCATTATGAGACGATGCTGCTGCATATCGAGATGGATGGGGCACATCCTTCTCCCTTGCAATCCATGCAGTTGATCTTACCGATTGCCGCAGCCGATGATCTGGCAGCTTATGACCTCCGTCCAGAGGCCGCTGCCCATACAGGTGCCCGTATTTTGCGGTTGCTCGTTTCTGTCATCGCAGGGGATGTTCCCAATGATGTCGCCCTGGCACAAACCTTGCAACAAGGCTTATGCCCAACGCACACAGGCAGCCATACCCTGTTGAGTGCGGCGATGATCTTATGTGCAGACCATGAACTGAATGCGTCGTCGTTTACAGCGCGAGTTGTTGCAGCGGCGGGGGCCAGCCCCTATGCGGCTGTCATCGCTGGGTTATCCGCATTGCAGGGCGTCAAGCATGGCGGCCATACTCAGCGGGTAGAGGCTTTCCTGCGCGAGATGGATACACCGCAGATGGCGGCCCAGGTTATCGCAGCACGCTTGCAGCGCGGGGAACATATACCCGGTTTTGGGCATCGGCTGTACCCGGAAGGCGACCCACGCGCGATAGCGCTCTTATCAATGATGACGGCTTATGCGCCCAATCATGAAGCGCTCGCGCTTGCAAATGCTGTGACGACGGCTGCTGCTGATCTGATGCAGGCTTACCCCACCATTGATTTTGCCCTGGCGATATTAGGGCGTTTGCTGGGGTTAAATGCGGGTACGGCCCTCGCGCTCTTTGGGCTGGGCCGGACGATTGGTTGGGTCGCGCATACGTTGGAACAGTACCAGACGGATCGCTTGATTCGCCCACGGGCACGTTATACGGGGCCAAACCCGAATGGCGCAGAAGGGAACCATCTTACGTCATAA
- a CDS encoding ArnT family glycosyltransferase, whose amino-acid sequence MRRLTTTPWFLPALVIAAILLAAAPLLLYPLGRDQGMYANIGQSIVDGGMPYVSMWDIKPPPIYYLYAAAIALFGHSTSAVHALDLVLIPLALLAVYSLGSKLANARTGALAALLLGVFYFSDSFENLTQSDSLALVPANLAAWCAYKAATMPRASRDAILYSLLTGLLCGVLLWFKQYYLFFVLALVVNQVWERHALPVKEAVAFTVGGLVTGGLLLLYFGISGILDEMLIVAQGTAAYNAQGYALDEFLFGMGNGFMSRFNHWGVLIILAMLWLPLRSLGPRKRGWRLIVLWWLAGLAFLLIQAKGFDTHWLLMLPPLALFAAEAFDRLVSLVTGIGRTTDGETRRSVLLQKGAFALFSLFLLGILIWNTWVPALPWLTGQETQVDYYENFVAGDLRAADSLEVVQYLQQYHSPGDSIFIYGFRPEVAFMGQWRPATRFQAQFPLVAPWYPPSWREENVSILWGAMPPYVLILQNDYMPWVTNYDLDSHQLLQEDIELNNWLMANYERETMIGNFFIWRRRT is encoded by the coding sequence ATGCGACGACTAACGACGACTCCATGGTTTCTCCCTGCGCTGGTGATTGCGGCCATATTATTGGCGGCAGCGCCCTTGCTGCTCTACCCCCTTGGGCGTGATCAGGGTATGTACGCCAATATCGGTCAATCCATCGTTGATGGCGGCATGCCTTATGTTTCGATGTGGGATATTAAGCCGCCCCCCATCTATTATTTATACGCGGCGGCGATCGCCCTCTTCGGCCATAGTACGAGCGCTGTCCACGCCCTGGATTTGGTGCTGATCCCTCTGGCGCTGTTGGCGGTTTACAGCCTGGGCAGCAAACTTGCCAATGCACGCACGGGAGCGCTTGCCGCCTTGCTGCTGGGCGTTTTCTACTTCAGCGATAGCTTCGAAAATTTAACGCAGAGCGATTCCCTGGCATTGGTGCCAGCCAATTTGGCCGCATGGTGTGCTTACAAAGCCGCGACCATGCCACGCGCCAGCCGTGATGCCATCCTCTACAGCCTGCTAACAGGCTTATTGTGTGGAGTGCTGCTGTGGTTCAAGCAATATTATCTTTTCTTCGTGCTGGCACTTGTCGTCAACCAGGTGTGGGAACGCCACGCCTTGCCTGTAAAAGAAGCCGTCGCATTCACGGTAGGGGGCCTCGTCACAGGGGGACTGCTGCTGCTTTACTTCGGCATCAGTGGCATTCTGGACGAGATGCTCATCGTGGCACAGGGCACAGCCGCCTATAATGCACAGGGATATGCCCTGGACGAATTCCTGTTTGGGATGGGTAACGGCTTCATGTCGCGGTTCAACCATTGGGGCGTGCTCATCATTCTGGCAATGTTATGGCTGCCTCTTCGCAGTCTGGGGCCTCGCAAACGCGGTTGGCGTCTGATCGTCTTATGGTGGCTGGCAGGGCTGGCTTTCTTGTTGATCCAGGCGAAAGGCTTCGATACGCACTGGCTGTTGATGCTGCCGCCGCTGGCGCTCTTCGCCGCAGAAGCATTTGATCGTCTGGTAAGCCTGGTTACAGGCATTGGACGGACAACAGATGGTGAAACCCGCCGCAGCGTGCTCTTGCAAAAGGGAGCCTTTGCCCTGTTTAGCCTCTTTTTATTAGGCATCCTCATCTGGAATACATGGGTGCCAGCTCTCCCCTGGCTGACAGGCCAGGAAACACAGGTTGATTATTATGAGAACTTCGTCGCGGGGGATTTGCGCGCAGCGGATTCTTTAGAAGTCGTGCAGTACTTACAACAGTATCACAGCCCCGGCGATAGTATCTTCATCTATGGGTTCCGGCCAGAGGTGGCATTTATGGGCCAATGGCGGCCCGCGACGCGCTTTCAGGCACAATTCCCGCTAGTAGCCCCCTGGTATCCTCCATCGTGGCGAGAAGAAAATGTGAGTATACTTTGGGGAGCCATGCCGCCATACGTCCTCATCCTGCAAAATGACTATATGCCCTGGGTCACAAATTATGATCTGGACAGTCATCAACTATTGCAAGAGGATATTGAATTGAACAACTGGTTGATGGCAAACTATGAACGTGAAACGATGATTGGGAATTTCTTTATATGGCGCAGACGAACATAG
- a CDS encoding GNAT family N-acetyltransferase — MAQTNIAQTINGVTIRQANASDIPTLESFIKQFVESGDLLPRTLDELEDLLGNFFIATDEEGEMVGCAALEVYSKKLAEIRSLAVSPKAQGRGVGKRLVKICLDLAHEQSIFEVMAISAQDDFFKACGFDYTLPRLRRAFFIQTRDEI, encoded by the coding sequence ATGGCGCAGACGAACATAGCGCAAACGATTAACGGCGTGACTATCCGGCAAGCCAACGCCTCAGATATTCCGACACTGGAATCTTTCATCAAGCAGTTTGTAGAAAGCGGCGATTTGCTACCGCGTACGCTGGATGAATTGGAAGATCTGCTGGGCAATTTCTTCATTGCTACCGATGAAGAGGGCGAGATGGTTGGCTGTGCCGCGCTGGAAGTATATAGCAAAAAATTAGCGGAAATTCGCAGTCTGGCCGTCTCCCCCAAAGCGCAAGGGCGCGGCGTTGGTAAGCGGCTGGTCAAAATCTGCCTGGATTTAGCCCACGAACAAAGCATCTTCGAAGTAATGGCTATTTCCGCACAGGATGACTTCTTCAAAGCCTGTGGCTTTGATTACACACTGCCGCGTTTGCGACGTGCCTTCTTCATACAGACGCGCGACGAAATATAG
- a CDS encoding TRM11 family SAM-dependent methyltransferase, with protein sequence MPNLVAQIAPQRSTQYAQLATQLAPYELALSPLGAKITDLQPVTLGGQAYLRFDYAGEVDEALLTEVGSLAMTSAYFEYYDHVEPIGGPLLKPLMPTYAPFLPPDIAEARRYRGKTNEMLTLFMLNVARHSSAFAHRPWQTLRVYDPLAGGGTTLLTALVLGAEVAGSDEDREAIDGIARFIRQYTKEARISCKLREEKIKNVGKRWWAEIKQGDTVRRCLMARGDVGDGAKLLHGFKKPHVIVTDLPYGIQHSGALTELLQKALPVWAEVLDEGGTLVFSWDATRFSREDMVGLVREARYFTVLDEAPYNQLTHRVDRVIQQRDILVARLTT encoded by the coding sequence ATGCCAAACCTCGTCGCACAGATCGCCCCTCAGCGCAGCACACAATATGCACAGCTAGCGACCCAACTCGCGCCATATGAGCTTGCGCTCAGTCCATTAGGGGCAAAAATAACGGATTTGCAGCCCGTCACACTGGGTGGACAGGCTTACTTACGCTTTGATTACGCTGGCGAAGTTGATGAGGCCCTGCTCACAGAAGTGGGATCATTAGCGATGACGAGCGCCTATTTTGAATATTATGATCACGTAGAGCCAATTGGCGGCCCGCTGCTCAAGCCGTTAATGCCAACCTATGCGCCTTTTTTGCCACCAGACATCGCAGAAGCACGCCGCTACCGGGGCAAGACCAATGAAATGCTGACGTTGTTCATGCTCAATGTGGCGCGTCACAGCAGCGCATTCGCACATCGCCCCTGGCAAACGCTGCGCGTCTATGACCCGTTGGCAGGTGGGGGCACCACCTTGCTGACGGCCCTGGTATTAGGCGCGGAAGTCGCTGGCAGCGACGAAGACCGCGAAGCGATCGACGGGATTGCGCGGTTTATCCGCCAGTACACCAAAGAAGCGCGCATCTCCTGCAAACTGCGCGAAGAAAAAATCAAAAATGTGGGTAAGCGCTGGTGGGCGGAAATCAAACAAGGCGATACGGTCCGCCGCTGCCTGATGGCCCGCGGCGATGTTGGCGATGGGGCCAAATTGCTGCATGGCTTTAAAAAGCCCCATGTCATCGTGACGGATCTGCCCTATGGCATTCAGCACAGCGGTGCCCTGACGGAACTGTTGCAAAAAGCCCTGCCCGTCTGGGCGGAGGTCCTAGATGAAGGTGGGACTCTGGTCTTTAGCTGGGATGCCACCCGCTTTAGCAGGGAAGACATGGTCGGGCTGGTGCGAGAAGCCAGATACTTTACGGTGCTGGATGAAGCACCCTATAACCAGCTCACGCACCGTGTTGACCGTGTGATTCAGCAGCGAGACATCCTCGTTGCGCGTTTAACGACTTAA
- a CDS encoding glutamate mutase L translates to MMERAGSILAADFGSVNNRVVLVDVVEGTYRLVSRASGAATVGFPIDDASIGLRRLVDDIGKRTGRTFYDKAGDIISPEGTDRSGVEAFVTTATAGRPMRVALVGLVPEVSLASARRVLSSAFVEIVTVLSLADGRSEEDRLNELILNRPDVILITGGTDAGAERALRTMLSPVKIALQVQEPATRPSILYAGNNKLVATVESIFNDLATVVYSDNVRPSLENENIDAARARFTQVFNTYNMRQRGSFRNVTSDTGIVPTARGYSLVAEYIARTTEQNVLAVDMGSATTIMVASFRGQTDTIVETNYGLGYGAPALVRAAGPDAVRQWLPFESSPEQVLNYAQNKASRPGSIPLDVRDLYFEHGMLRAGVQHMLAKHRGDWPGAGSQGALNDVNLILAAGKGLTGTGHPGWNLLLVADTVQPSGVTVVKADPHGLIPAIGAVATINAEAAAQLLANDDLEHLGTLISLEGKPDPERVAVSMTVITDDGESFKQDLYGGEILLLPVRVGRAITVRLKAGRGLRIGGSRTLRQRIHGGSAGILIDARGRAIDLPADAATRAVQIPKWAAHVAGIDAHTIPDEWLVPVASSGASLDAMFDAALSADAGPSSRDMQRAAAAEDDFFSDVGIDPDLDDFLSDDDPFADLDELRNLS, encoded by the coding sequence ATGATGGAGCGTGCCGGTTCAATCTTAGCGGCGGATTTTGGCAGCGTGAACAATCGCGTTGTACTGGTCGATGTGGTGGAAGGCACCTATCGGCTGGTATCGCGCGCCAGCGGTGCGGCAACGGTTGGCTTCCCAATTGATGATGCCAGCATAGGGCTGCGCCGCCTTGTGGATGATATTGGTAAGCGTACAGGCCGTACGTTTTACGATAAAGCAGGCGATATTATCTCGCCAGAAGGCACAGATCGCAGTGGTGTCGAAGCATTTGTGACGACAGCGACGGCTGGCCGCCCGATGCGCGTGGCGCTCGTTGGCCTTGTGCCTGAAGTTAGCCTGGCGAGTGCTCGACGTGTGCTCAGCAGTGCCTTTGTCGAAATCGTGACAGTGCTGTCATTAGCGGATGGCCGCAGCGAAGAAGATCGCCTTAATGAATTGATCCTCAATCGTCCCGATGTCATCCTGATTACAGGGGGCACCGATGCAGGTGCGGAGCGCGCCCTGCGTACAATGCTCTCGCCAGTGAAGATTGCATTACAGGTGCAGGAGCCAGCCACACGCCCCAGTATCCTCTACGCGGGCAACAACAAATTAGTCGCCACTGTCGAATCGATCTTCAACGACTTGGCGACAGTTGTCTATTCGGATAACGTCCGTCCATCGCTGGAAAATGAAAATATTGATGCGGCGCGGGCGCGGTTTACACAGGTTTTCAATACGTACAATATGCGCCAGCGTGGCAGCTTCCGCAATGTCACCAGCGATACGGGTATTGTGCCGACAGCACGCGGTTACAGTCTCGTCGCGGAGTATATCGCCCGCACGACAGAACAGAATGTCCTGGCTGTGGATATGGGCAGCGCGACGACGATTATGGTGGCGAGCTTCCGCGGCCAGACAGATACCATCGTCGAGACGAATTATGGCCTGGGCTATGGGGCCCCGGCCCTGGTACGAGCGGCGGGTCCGGATGCTGTGCGCCAATGGCTGCCCTTTGAGAGCAGCCCGGAGCAGGTCCTTAATTATGCCCAGAATAAAGCCTCTCGCCCTGGCAGCATCCCCTTAGATGTGCGTGATCTCTACTTCGAGCATGGGATGCTGCGCGCTGGCGTCCAGCATATGCTTGCTAAGCATCGGGGGGATTGGCCCGGTGCAGGGTCCCAGGGTGCGCTAAATGACGTCAATTTGATATTGGCGGCGGGTAAAGGGCTGACGGGGACAGGCCACCCGGGTTGGAACTTGCTATTGGTTGCGGATACGGTTCAGCCTTCCGGCGTGACGGTCGTCAAAGCAGACCCTCATGGCCTCATTCCGGCGATTGGTGCTGTCGCCACCATCAATGCTGAAGCCGCTGCACAGCTCCTTGCAAATGATGATCTTGAACATCTAGGCACGCTCATCAGCCTGGAAGGCAAGCCGGACCCGGAACGCGTGGCTGTTTCGATGACGGTTATCACAGATGATGGCGAATCTTTTAAGCAGGATTTATACGGTGGCGAAATATTATTGCTGCCGGTTCGCGTTGGACGTGCCATTACAGTGCGGCTGAAAGCAGGTCGCGGGCTGCGCATTGGTGGCAGTCGCACGCTGCGTCAGCGCATTCATGGCGGCTCTGCGGGCATCCTCATAGATGCTCGCGGGCGTGCTATTGATTTACCAGCAGACGCCGCTACGCGTGCGGTCCAGATCCCCAAGTGGGCTGCCCATGTCGCGGGTATTGACGCGCATACGATCCCGGATGAATGGCTTGTGCCTGTTGCGAGCAGCGGTGCATCGCTAGATGCTATGTTTGATGCGGCTCTTTCCGCTGATGCGGGACCCTCTTCGCGGGATATGCAACGGGCTGCCGCCGCTGAAGACGATTTCTTCAGCGATGTGGGTATAGACCCGGATCTGGACGATTTCTTGAGCGATGATGATCCTTTTGCTGACCTGGACGAACTGCGCAACCTGAGCTAG